Proteins encoded within one genomic window of Anas platyrhynchos isolate ZD024472 breed Pekin duck chromosome 28, IASCAAS_PekinDuck_T2T, whole genome shotgun sequence:
- the LOC101804585 gene encoding gametocyte-specific factor 1 has product MEVEDDFDVLDPERLIQCPYNKHHQIRACRFPYHLVKCKKSYPHVAKELATCPFNARHLVPQADLSDHISKCNDKGFIEQDIVNQSSGFQREQVNAVSTWQAPPCDEDWETELLEQPNSPFLWGMTNSGINSSSTTFGQKNYLPSSVRAPESFPYAVSGKG; this is encoded by the exons ATGGAGGTGGAGGATGACTTCG ATGTTTTGGATCCAGAGAGATTGATACAATGTCCGTATAATAAGCACCATCAAATCAGAGCCTGTAGGTTTCCATATCACCTTGTAAAGTGCAAGAAG AGCTACCCTCATGTTGCGAAGGAATTGGCCACATGTCCCTTCAATGCTCGCCATCTTGTTCCTCAAGCTGACCTCAGTGATCACATATCAAAATGCAATGACAAAGGGTTCATTGAGCAAGATATAG TGAACCAGTCTTCTGGCTTCCAGAGAGAGCAGGTGAATGCTGTGAGCACTTGGCAGGCGCCTCCATGTGATGAAGACTGGGAAACTG AGTTGTTGGAGCAGCCAAATTCCCCTTTCCTTTGGGGTATGACCAATTCTGGCATAAACAG TTCCAGTACCACCTTTGGACAAAAGAATTACCTACCTTCAAGTGTACGTGCGCCTGAGTCCTTCCCGTATGCTGTATCAGGGAAAGGCT AA